CGCGCAGTTTTGTTAACTGGAAAGGGGGAAATTCTTCCTGGTTTTTCCGATTAACGATATTTATGGATGAATTCTTTTGATTCCTTTTAATATCTTGATCGATTGAGGATTGAACCATTGGATAAATGAAAGGCAAAATGTTAGATCGGTCACAGAAGTTTAAGCATGTAAACTGTATTTTTCCCCTTCATTTACCAGGCGACTTGTAAAAAGCGAACTCAGGGATTGTATGGGAGTCGAAGATTTAATCAAATTTTTGGGTTTTAAATTCAATTAACATAAATTTAGATCAAGGCAATCGATGGAACCGGAACGGAGCGACTGGAGTTCGGCCGGAGCTGTTGAGAGCGATGGGTTGTGAGTTTCTTAGCGCCGGGGGCGTCGGCCTCTGGTAAAATGGATCGCGAACCACTATATTGTTTAAGTCACGTTTTTAGATTTTATCACTTTTAATGTAAGTGACGTGGCGGAGCTGTAAGTAAATCAATACAATTTTGGGAAATATTATGAGACAGGTCATATTTTTTATCCTGATTTCTTTTTTAGTGAGCCTTGCGACGGCTCAAACTCTGGAAGATTTAAAAAAGATTGAAGAGTTAAAGAAACAACTTGAAAGCGCCGGCGCGGCTCTGGAAAAAACGCCGGAAAAAGAAGTTCCGGAAATAAAAAGTCTGGAAAAGTTTGAGGATCAGGAAACGCCGCCTCCCCCGGCGCCGGAAGTGCAAAACGAAGAAAAGCCGCCCGTAAAAGCGCCAGAAGAAGCGCCTGCCCCGCCAACGATTTTCGGTTTTAATGTTTTTGAAAAGGCGCGCATCGATTTTTCGCCCGAAATTTACGGACCGGTGGATGAAGATTATCCCATCGGACCGGGAGATGAGGTAATCATTACCCTCTGGGGCGAGGTAGAGCTGCGCCACGATTTAACGGTTGATCGGGAAGGTCAGATATTTATCAACAATGTGGGAGTGGTAAAGCTGGCCGGCTTAACCTTAAAGCAGGCGCGGAAAAAGCTATTTAACCTTATGGGGCGTTCGTATTCTTCTTTGTTGAGCAAAAAGGCCTTTCTGGATGTCTCTCTGGGAAAATTACGTTCCATTCGCGTTTATGTGATTGGCGATGTTAAAGCGCCAGGCGTGTTTACCGTTCCGGCGCTGTCCACGCCGTTGCATCTTTTGTTTTATGCCGGCGGAGTTAAGGAAACAGCCTCGCTGCGCAATATTCAGGTTATTCGCAACGATCGCAAAATTGCGGACATCGATTTTTACGAATTCCTTAAAAAGGGCACGGAGTTTTCCAATATCCGGCTGCAAACGCACGACGTCATTCTGGTGCCCACGGCTCAAAAACGCGTTCATCTGAACGGCGCCGTAAAAAAACCGGCTATTTTTGAACTGAAAAAGAACGAGGGCTTAAAAGAGCTGATCGAACTGGCCGGCGGCTTTGTGGAAAATGCCTATCTGGCAAATATTCAGATCCAGCGATTTGTGGATCATCAAGACCTTAAACTCATTTCGGTAGATTACAGAAAGCTTTTAGAAAATAACGAGAATTTTGAATTAAAAAACGGAGATCGGATTTCCGTTCCCTTTCTGGATCGTGAGCTGTTGAATTATGTGACCATCTCTGGTCCGATTTACGGCCCGGATCGCTTCGAATTTAGAGCGGGCATGACCATTAAAGATTTGATGAAGCAAATCGACAGTATTCGCGGCGACGCCTATCTGGAACGGGTACAAGTTACGCGTACGCTTCCCGATCGCAGACAGCAAATTCTGGTCATTAATTTAAAAGAGATTCTGGAAAGTCCCCAGGCGGATTTCCCGCTGGCGCCGCAGGATCATATTGCCATCGCTTCTTCTCTGTCGCTGTTTCCTCCGGATTCTGTTGCCATTTACGGCGCGGTGAATAAACCGGGAAAATATTTATTGAAAAAGGATATGTCCTTAAAGGACCTGATTTTTGCGGCCGGCGGCTTTAAGAAAAACGCCCTGATTACGGAAGCCGAAATTTCCCGCATCTATCCCTTTAAGCCGGAGCGCCGCAAGGAATTAGCCAAACTGATTTATGTGCCCATCGATTCTAATTATACCAAAGCCTTACTAAGCAGTCCCGATGAGCAATTCTTTTTAAAACCGTTTGATAATGTTTTCATCCGCTTTAACAGCGACTGGGAGCTGCAACGCAATGTTACGGTGCAGGGCGAAGTCGTTAAGCCAGGGGCTTACACTCTGCAATCTAAAACGGAGCGCATTACGGATTTGATTAAGCGCGCCGGCGGGCTGAAGCCAACGGCCTATCTGGAGGGCGCGCGCTTTTATCGAGCCCAGGATGGCGTGGGGCAGATCGGCATCGATTTTAAAAAGATTTTTAAAAATCCGAACGATGCGCAAAATATCTATTTGCAGACCGGCGATCGGATTGTGATTCCGGAAAAGATGTTTACCGTGCGCGTGGTGGGCGGCGTACACTTCCCGGTAAGCGTTCTTTACGAAAAGGGGAAGGGCATTGATTATTACATCAAAGCCGCGGGCGGATTTACCGATTTAGCCGATAAGGATAACGTGACGATTCGCCTGGCCAATGGCAAGCAGATTCAGCCCAAACGATTTTTATTCTGGAAATATTTGCCGGAGAAAATAACCGCCGGCAGCACCATTTATGTGCCTGTTCTGGCCGAAAAGAAAGAGATTGACTGGTCTGGCGCGGTGCGCGACGCCGCCGCCATATTGAGCAGCGTGGCCACCACTCTGCTGATATATGATCGGCTGGTAAAATAGGAATTACGAATTAAAAATTACGAATTACGAATTACGAATTAAAAATTATTATACGAAGTGGGAGACCGTGGCCGAATTATCCCTCCAGAGCGGGAGGCCTACGGCACGAATTCCGAATTATCAATGATTTTGCATGAATGAGAAGCTGCGAGGCAGCCATTCAACCATTCAACCATTCAACAATTCAACCATTCAACTATTCAACCATTTATTCCCGGAGAATGTCAGGCATGCCATTTACCGTTAAAGAAACATCACTGCCCGGCGTGACGCTGGTAACGCCTAAAAAATTTGGCGACGAACGCGGTTTTTTTATGGAAACCTACAAAGCGTCCGATTTTTTAAACGCCGGTTTGCCCGGAATCTTTACGCAGGATAACCATTCACGTTCGGTGAAAGGCGTTTTACGCGGTTTGCATTACCAGTTGCCGCCTTTTGCCCAGGCCAAGCTGGTACGTTGTCTGAGAGGACAGATTTTTGACGTGGCGGTTGATATTCGTCAATCATCTCCCAACTTTGGCAAATGGTACGGGCATATTTTAAGCGAAGACGATCCGACCATGCTTTTTATCCCTGAAGGATTTGCCCATGGCTTTTACACTTTAAGCGAGACAGCCGATGTGTTTTACAAAGTAACCGCCGAATATGCGCCGGAATATGATCGGGGCATATGGTGGAATGACCCGCAAATTGGGATTGAATGGCCGGACGGTGAAAAGATCATTTCAGAAAAAGATCAAAAGAACAGCCCATTGAAAGAGGCTGAGCTGTTTAAATAAACCATTCTTTCATTTTACCGTTTGATGAGAGCCGATCACATCTGGAAAGATGTTTTAGAAAAGCTGTTTGTCGAATTTTTACAGTTCTTTTTCCCGGATATTCATCGAGACATCGATTTTAGTAAAGGCTATCAATTTTTAGACAAAGAATTTCAACAGATAACGCGCGGAGCCAAAGCCGGTAAAAGAATTGTTGATAAATTAGTTAAGGTCTATCTAAAAGACGGTAGCGAACAATGGCTACTGATTCACATCGAAATTCAAGGTACACGGGAATCGGATTTTGCCCGACGCATGTATGTTTACAATTATCGGATTTTTGACAAATATCAGAGGGATGTAATAAGTCTGGCCCTTTTAACCGATAAGGATGCGGCGTATCGTCCGGAACGATTTGAAATTAAGCGCTGGGGCTTTAACTTACGTTTTAAATTTCCTCTGGTAAAAATCATTGATTATATTGGGTACGACTTCGAAAAACATTATAAAACGAATCCATTTTCTATGGTAACTCAAGCTTACTTGAAAACCATGGAAGTGGAGGGTGATAATCAACAATGTTATCGATGGCGTAAATACTTTCTTCTTAAATTACTTGATTTGGGTTTGAGGCGCGAAACAATCTATGCCGTTTATCAGTTTATAGAGTGGTTGATGGTTCTGCCGGAGGGTCTGGAGGATCAACTTTATCATGAAATCAAAGAATTAGAGGAGGGCAAAGAGATGTCCTTACTGACCATTGCCGAAAAGAAAGGCATGGAGCAGGGAATTCAGCAAGGAATTCAGCAGGGGATTCAGAAGGGCCTTAAAGAAGGAATCCAGCAAGGAATCCAGCAAGGAATCCAACAGGGAATCCAACAGGGAATCCAGCAGGGAAAAATAGCCGGAAAGATTGAAGGCCTGCGCGAGGCGATCAAAACGGCGCTGGAGATAAAATTTGGTCAGGAAAGCTTTGTCCTGTTCGATCGTATTGAAAAGATCAATACGCTTGAGGAACTGGAAAAATTGCTTCAACAGGCAAAGCAAGCGAATCGTATGGAAGAAATCGAAGTGTATCTGATAAAGGACGAAGCAAAGTAGGCGGCAAAGAGATGTCCTTACTGACCATTGCCGAAAAGAAAGGCATGGAGCAGGGAATTCAGCAAGGAATTCAGCAGGGGATTCAGAAGGGCCTTAAAGAAGGAATCCAGCAAGGAATCCAGCAGGGAAAAATAGCCGGAAAGATTGAAGGTCTGCGCGAGGCGATCAAAACGGCGCTGGAGATAAAATTTGGTCAGGAAAGCTTTGTCCTGTTCGATCGTATTGAAAAGATCAATACGCTTGAGGAACTGGAAAAATTGCTTCAACAGGCAAAGCAAGCGAATCGTCTGGAAGAAATCGAAGTGTATCTGACAAAGGACGAAGCAAAGTAGGTGGCAAAGAGATGTCCTTACTGACCATAGCCGAGAAGAAAGGCATGGAGCAAGGAATTCAGAAAGGCCTTAAACAAGGAATCCAGCAAGGCGTTCAAAAGGGTATTCAGCAAGGATTACGAAAAGCCATTCAGACTGCAATTGAAATAAAATTTGGCGAAGAGGCGGTAGCGCTCTTTGCCAGAGAGATCGAAAAGATAGAATCGGTTGAATTATTGGAAAAGGCGTTAGAAGAAGCAAAACGGGCAGCCTCTACCAGGGACCTTGAAGAAAAGTTACAATATTTGCTTACCTGAGTTAAATTCAAAAACATAATATGAGTTCAGTATAAAAACCACGAATTTCACGAATGGACACGAATATATTTTATGTAATTTAAATAAAAACAATAGGCCCATTTAAATGAATTTGGATAACAATACCTTTTTAGAGTGGACTCATAATATCCATGCCAAAGCCGCAACCAAAAACAGTCACAGAGAGCTCAAAAAAGTCCCAAAGCGCGCAAAGCTTTTTTCCAGCGGCTTACGCAAATAATCGCAGAATGAAGATTAAACAAATTACTTTAAGCAACCACAGAGAGCACAGAGAAATCACAATGGGCGCAAAGAATGTTGCAAACTGAAAATAATTTCAATTGCCCTCCCCCCCTTCCAGGAATAAAAGTCTGGGAGAGGTGGAATTGAGCGTTAGAGTTATTTCCAACGGTGTAAGTGATTTATTCGCGGGCCAGTTTCTTGCAAAGGCGAGAAAAGGAATGACAGCCCGGCGAACATTCAACCATTCAACCATTCAACCAATCCAGCGGCACAAAAATTTTCGCACGCTAAGGCACTAGACCTTTCGAAGGAAGTATTCTAAACTTTAGCCTTTCATTAAAAATAGCGAGGTTGTAATGGCGGTTTATTTGTTTAAAGTTGCCTTAGATTTCAACAAGCGGATTTACAGACAGATCGAGATATTGGATACGCAAACCTTAGATGATTTTCATGAAACTATCTTTCTTGCCTTTGATCGTTACGATGAACATCTATATTCATTTTATATTACGAGAAAGCCAACTAAAAGCCTGACCCGGCGGCTCGAAGCGCCTCAATATGCGCATCCCACAGCGCTAAAGGACGCCCCTATTTTCCCTTTAAGAAGACCAAAGAAAAAATATAACGCCGCCAGGACCAAAATCGGCGAGCTGGGACTGGAAGTGAAAGATAAGATGTACTATCTGTTTGATTATGGCGATGAATGGTGGCATGAAATCACGTTACTTTCGATAATCGAAACAAGCAGAACGCAGGGCCTGCCGCGCATCGTTAAAAAGGTTGGCGAGTCGCCGCCGCAGTATCCGGATTTTGACGATTATTAGAAAAATAAATAGATCGCTCTGGCGAAATTGTTGCTAATTTTTTGTAAAAAAGAATTAATCTCCTACAACCTAATTATGAATCATTAAAACGCACCATAAAGCTTCTATTGATATTAGAAGGATATTGGTCTATATTTCTAAAGGCAATAGAAGGTGAGTATAATCCAATTAGAAAACGAAATTTAAATGATCGAACGTGAAGCTTTAAAAACCGTAATATTAGATCAAAGAGAATATGTTCAAAATATCTCTTTTATTCATCGTTTAACAGATAAGTCGCTTATCCGGGGCAGGGAAATTGCGGTAATTTCCGGTATACGTCGTTGTGGTAAATCAACCTTTTTACACGAAATTCGCCTGAAAAACGCTGAAAGCGATTACTACATCAACTTTGACGACGAACGACTCATTCATTTTACGGTGGATGATTTCCAGAAGCTGCATGAACTTTTTATTGAATTGTTCGGCAAGCAATCTACATTTTACTTTGATGAGATCCAGAACATCACAGGCTGGGAAAGATTTGTACGGCGACTTCATGAAACGGGAAACAAAGTGTACGTTACCGGCTCCAATGCTTCGATGCTTAGCAAAGAATTAGGCACCCATCTTACGGGCCGGTATATCCAATACGAATTGTATCCTTTTTCTTTTAAAGAATTTTTAAAATTTAATAACGTGGCTTATAATAATGAAGATTTATTGACCACTTCCGGTAGGTCCACATTAAAAAGATGGTTTAATGAATATTTTAAATGGGGCGGTTTCCCGGAATATTTAAAAAATAAAAACCGGGAATATCTGAAATCGCTATACGAAAGCATCCTTTACCGGGATGTACTGGTAAGAAATAAGTTGAGCAACGAAAAAGAAGTCTTAGAAATCATGTATTACTTATCCAGCAACATGGCCCGGCTAATAAGTTACAACCGTTTAAAAAATATAATCGGCGTTAAGAATCCTACCACGGTAAAGAATTATCTGGATTATTTACAAAACTCGTATTTAGTTTTTCTGGTAAATAAATTTGACCATTCATTGAAAAAGCAACTTTTAAATCCTAAGAAAGCTTATTTGATCGACATTGCCATGGCCAATGAACTGGGCTTTCACTCTACGGAGGACAACGGATATTTGCTCGAGAACCTGGTTTATCTGGAATTATTGCGTCGAAGAAAAGAAGTATATTATCATAAAAATAAGTATGAATGTGATTTTTTAATTCGGGAAAAGAATCGTATTGTGGAAGCGATTCAGGTAACATGGGATATGGATAATTCGAAAACGCGAGAAAGAGAAATAAACGGATTGTTGAAAACAATGGATCTGTTTAATCTGGAACAGGGGTTAATTTTAAGCGCGCATTCAACGGAAGATATTGAAATAAAAAACAAACGGATTCGGGTCCGTCCGGCCTGGCAGTGGATGCTGCAAGTTGACCCGGTAAAAAGTGACGCGTAACAGGTTATTGGCGCCATTAAAGAATTAAATTGAAATAAAACCATTTTCTGGTACATTGATATTAATTCCATTGATTTAAAAAAGAATAAACGTTTTATTATCGGAAGGATATTAGAAAGAGAAAATCTTTACGATTTTTTACGATTGCTTAAACATTAAGGTGAGGGAACTACAAAGAAATTAGGCCCCAGCCTTTTAATCAAATAAAGGACCATAATAGCCAGAAGAGCTTTGCACTGGATGGGGGAAGGGATTGGCTTAACAGGCTGGGCATAGATTTTCTGACGATATTGATCTTTTTAGTATAACGGATTTTAATGAAGAGTAAATTTTACAGGATTTAGAAGTAGATTTTAATCCGTAAGTTAGAGTTAAGGATAAAAACCACGAATTTTATGAATGGACGCGAATATATTTTGTGTAATTTAAATAAAAACAATAGCCCAATTTAAATGAAATTCGATAATAATACCTTTTTAGAGTTGACTCATTAATTAAATTAATCAATATTATAAAAATAAGATAGAAATTATGTTTACCATGCTGCATCCGTTTTTTACGGATGGAATTGACCAGGCGGAACTGTGAGTAAAAGTGACAAGTGACAAAGTAAGAGGGGGAAACTGGATTACTTTAAATATTGGATTTAGAAATTAATAAACAAGATGCTGACAAATTGGCTGAATTGAGCGTATGTTATATATATATGACGGACGAAGGATAAACGAAGAATCGACGAAGGATAAGCGAAAATAAAAAGGTAAGTCAAAGTGACAGCGATCTCGCGTGCAGCGAAGCAAAAAATGAAACGTGACGTCCTAAATTTTTAGATTTTTTAAAGAAAAGTTGATCCTTCAAACTGATCAGTATCATTTTGAAAAGTGATCAGTATGAGTTTACAAAATGGTACTTAAGAGTTTGGGAAATGATAATAATGAGTTTACAAACTCTTTATAATCAGTTTGTAAATTGATACTGATGAGTTTGATGTGTGAAAATGACTAATAAAACTTCAAAAAAAGATTAAAAATGAAAATGTTTCATGTTTGCTTCTATGAAATAAGGAATATTTAAAATAAAATCAGATATAAAAAATAATGAATAAGCAACATAATTTTTTGTTTTTGAAAAAGTAGAATCAGGATTTTATAATGGAAAAAAAGTTAAATAAAACAGAAAACAAAACGGTTAATTATATAACGATATTTGATTTCATTACAACTTTTTTTAAGAATTATAAAGTAATAAAAAAAGTTTTTATAATATTTTTAATATTAGGTATAATATATGCTATTATTATGCCTAAAAAATATAAATCAAGTTCTATGGTTGTGGCAGAAATCAATACTAATGAAGTTTTTAATACAGTAAATAGATTTAATGTATTGAAAGATTTAGGATTTAATTTTGGTAATACATCAGCAACTTCATTATCTCCCGATGCCTATCCAAAAATAATTAAAAGCAGAGATGTATTACTTCCTGTTATACACGATCGATTTAAAATAACAGGGAAAGATTCAACAATATTGATGGACTATCTTATAGATAAAAATTTTTATTATTATCTAAAAAAAGTTACAATAAAACTACCGATTACTATATATAGATTAATATTCCCTAGAAAAAAGAATATCGCGTTTGATGATAAAAATAATTCAATCTTAATTTTGGATAAAAACGAGGAATATGCGATAAATATATTGAGAAAAAAGGTCATTACGGTTAGGATTGATGAAGAAACAGGATTAATTATAGTAGATGTTGAAACAAAGGAACCTTCACTCTCTGCCCAAGTTAATAAAGCAATTTTAGAAAGTTTTAGAAAAAAAATACAAAAAATATACGACCAAAAAAATAATGAAAATTTAAAATTTATTGCTTTGCAAATTGCAACTGCAGAACAGGATTTAAGCCAAGCAGAACAAAGAATCATTGATTTTGTTGAAAAAAACAGTTCTCCACAAACAATTACATTACAGCTTGAGTTAGAGAGATTAAAACGGGAAGTGGCTTTAAGAACAAACATTCTCAATGAACTTCAACTCCAGTATGCCTTAACAAAAATTGATCTTAAGAAAAAAGAACCAATAGTTAGAATTGTATCCTCACCTTTTGTACCAATCAATCCTTCAGGAATAAACAAAATTATTTTAATTATTATTTTTGGGTTTATGGGAATTCTTATAGGTATTGTCTATTCGGTTTTTAAACTAATAATAGAAGTTTATTCGTATGATCCAATTAATAATAAGAAAATAGAAGAAATAAAACAATATTTCTCTTTGCACTGGAAAAAGAAAAATAAGAAAATAGAATAAGAAATTTGTCTTTATTAAGAAGAATTTTCTCAAATAGCTTCTGGCTATTGTTGGGGTCTTCCATTGGTAGGCTAGCCATGTTTCTTACCAATATATTCGCTGCTCGTTTTTTAGGGCGTGATCTTTTTGGACAATATACAATGGTCAGATCCACAATTTCTTTAGCCAGCAATTTTATTACTGGTGCGTTGGGATTGACAGCCACAAAGCATGTTGCTGAAGGTGAATACAAAGATCCTCAGAATTTTTTAATAAAAATTTTAGCTGTTTTTTCTATTAATTTTATTTTTAACTTCATTTTCTCTTTGATTCTAATTTTATTTTCCGATCAAATCATAAACTCATTTTTCCTTGGAGAGTTAACATTAAAGAATGCATTATTTGTAGGAGCTTTACTTCTTTTTACTTCAACTAACGCATACCTTGCCCAGAGTATTTTAGTTGGCCTGGAACGTTTTAAGATAATTGCTATTATTAACTTAGTTGTGTCAATATTGTTCTTCCCTATAATTTTGATATTAATTAAATATGGCAAGGTAATAGGAACTTTATCCGGCGTTACTTTATATTTTTTATTTGATTTAATATTTAAAGTATACTTTTTAAAAACTAAAATCCTATCTCAATTTTACACAATTAATAAAGAATCTTTTTTGGCTCATCTTAAGAAGTTAAGTTCTTTCAGTTTACCTTTAGTTTTATCACTTTTTTTTAGTTCCGGCTCATTTTGGTATTCAAAAGTTTTTATACTTAATCGTTCAAACAGGTTTGCTGAAATTGCGATTTTTGATGCTGCATATCAATGGTTAACTATAATAATGTTAATAACTGGAGCCACAACAAGCGTGGCATTACCAATGCTATCCAAAGCTGTAGGGCAAAAAAACAAATTTGAGCTAACTAAGATTTTTAATATTAATCTCATTATTAATATTATTATTTCTGCAACTATAGCACTTATCATTATAATTTTTTCTCCGTATATTATGCGGCTTTATGGCGAAAGTTTTGTGGAAGGGAGCGACATACTTTCAATTTTAGCCATAACATCTATTTTTTTCTCAATATCAAGCATCTTAAATAAATACATGATTTCACATAATAAAGTTTGGCATGTTTTATTTTCCTCTTTTATTGGTATGTTGACGTTATTTTACGTACTTTTTTTAATGCAAGCTAAACTTGCATTTGGTCTGTCCATTGCGTTTTTAAGCTATTATTTAATGACAACCTTAACTTACACAACATTAATTGTTATAAAAAAATGAATGTTTTACATTTTCATATAAATAAAGCAATTATGTTAGCGGGTTTTATATGGGGCCTTAGTGGCTTTACAATCGAAATTGTTGGTGGCGAACCCGGCTTTTTTGATTTTTTTATTCGTTTTTTATTTATGATCATTGCTTGTACTATTATCTATACAAAAATAAAAATTCAAATAAAAAAAGAATATCTCCCAGCTATTTTGTTTTTATTAATATTTCTTACTTCTTTTTTATTAACATTAATTATCAATAAAGCATCTATTATTTTTTTAATAAGAGAAATATTATTGATCTTTACGGCATTTACTATTATTGTTTTATTAAATGATGGGCAAAATATACAAGCCTTCCTGAGAGGTATTTTTTATGCTTTAAATCTATTAGTTTTTTATTATTTTATTAATATTGAGTTTTCGAATTTTCTCTCCCCTTTATACAGGCTATACACTAAACTTAATCCCAATGGTATCGGTATAGCTGCAGTTATGTTATTTGTAATTTCGTTATATTCTTTTTATTCGACCAGAGTAAAGTTTGAAAAATATTTTTTGTTTGTTAGTATTTTACTCTCTTTTGTAGTTGTTTTAGCAACGCGTTCTCGAACATCGATGATAATGATGCTCCTGGCTTTTTTTTCTTTGAGTTTCTTTTTTAAAAAAAAGAGGATCTTAATTGTCAGCTCATTAATTAGCATAATTTTCATTATCTACAACTTTGAGACTTTAAGTTTAATTATTCGCCTGGAAAGCCCACCAGGCTTTTCTGGCCCGGAGAATATTTCTAACCTTACTGGTAGAACGTTACTATGGAAAAAAGGATTTAATGTTTTTCTTGAAAATTTTTTTCTTGGAGTTGGCCCTGAACGGGCAAAAGTAAAAGTGATAAACCATATGAGTCATTATCACAATGCTTATATACAACTTATGGTTGTAGGTGGAATTTTTACTTTTCTCCCAATTTTTATTCTAGTCATTAATGCTATTAAAAATTTAATACTTTATAAAGTCGATACTTTGTTCAAAGTGATTTTTGTTGTAGGACTGGTTAGTAGTATGGTGGAAAATAGACTTTTAAACTTTGGCAGTCCAGGAAACTTTTTGTTTTTAATTGCTTTTTTGACTTTAAATTTTTCCCCGGGATTGAAGAAAACAGGAATTTTACAGAAATGAAACGAGTAACTTTACAGTATTTAACTCTTCCTCATTACAGGAGATCGTTATTTGAACGGTTATGGAAATATCCTGAAATTAATTTTTCAGTTGTATGCGGAAAGGTTTCGCCTTATACAAATCTTAAAAATTTTGAGCCTGATAAGGATCAAAAAGTAACATTTATAAAAAATAACTTTATTAAAATTGGTTCTCGAAAATTTGTGTGGCAAAAAGGCGTTTTCAAGGCAGTAATGGACTACACACCAAATTATCTTATTTTATTGGGATTTGACCCACATATTTTGTCTAATATTCCCTTATTTATTTTAGCTAAACGTAAAAAGATTAAAGTGTTATGGTGGGGACATGCAACATATGGTAAACAAGGATTTATAGGAAGATTAATCCGTTATTTTTTTTATACTATGGCTGATGGTATTCTGACCTATGATGAGAGAGGCAGGCAAAGATTAGTTAATATTGGTGTTGACGAAAGAAAAATATTTCCCATTTGGAATTGTTTAAACGATGAAGATTATCCTTTTAAGAATTCAAAGTCGAAAATTAATAAAAAACTAAAATATAATATAATTTTTACTGGTAGAATTACAGATCGAAAAAAGATAGACCAACTTATTAAAGCAGTAGCTATTTTATTGAAAGAAACGAAAAACATTCAGCTTCATATTGTCGGAGAGGGGCCAGCACAACAAAAGTTGAAAGAACTAACTCAACAACTGAATATCGAAAAATATGTAGTTTTTCATGGCCCACTTTATGGAGAAGAATTGTCCAATTTATTTGTAGATATAGATTTAATGGTGATCCCTGGCTTAGCAGGACTATCTGTCATCCATGCCTTGGCTCATGGAATTCCGGTTCTAAATAATAACAATAAGCGTACGCATCCCCCTGAAGTGTCAGCAATTATTCCAGGTAAAACAGGGGATTTCTTTAAAGAAGACGATGTGCAAAGTTTGGCAAAGAAAATTCAAGAATGGTTGCCTAAAAAACCTCAAGTGAGCCATTATTGTCAGGAATTAGTCCAACAACGATACACTCCTGATAAAGTCTCACAAAAA
This sequence is a window from Caldithrix abyssi DSM 13497. Protein-coding genes within it:
- a CDS encoding oligosaccharide flippase family protein, with amino-acid sequence MSLLRRIFSNSFWLLLGSSIGRLAMFLTNIFAARFLGRDLFGQYTMVRSTISLASNFITGALGLTATKHVAEGEYKDPQNFLIKILAVFSINFIFNFIFSLILILFSDQIINSFFLGELTLKNALFVGALLLFTSTNAYLAQSILVGLERFKIIAIINLVVSILFFPIILILIKYGKVIGTLSGVTLYFLFDLIFKVYFLKTKILSQFYTINKESFLAHLKKLSSFSLPLVLSLFFSSGSFWYSKVFILNRSNRFAEIAIFDAAYQWLTIIMLITGATTSVALPMLSKAVGQKNKFELTKIFNINLIINIIISATIALIIIIFSPYIMRLYGESFVEGSDILSILAITSIFFSISSILNKYMISHNKVWHVLFSSFIGMLTLFYVLFLMQAKLAFGLSIAFLSYYLMTTLTYTTLIVIKK
- a CDS encoding O-antigen ligase family protein; protein product: MNVLHFHINKAIMLAGFIWGLSGFTIEIVGGEPGFFDFFIRFLFMIIACTIIYTKIKIQIKKEYLPAILFLLIFLTSFLLTLIINKASIIFLIREILLIFTAFTIIVLLNDGQNIQAFLRGIFYALNLLVFYYFINIEFSNFLSPLYRLYTKLNPNGIGIAAVMLFVISLYSFYSTRVKFEKYFLFVSILLSFVVVLATRSRTSMIMMLLAFFSLSFFFKKKRILIVSSLISIIFIIYNFETLSLIIRLESPPGFSGPENISNLTGRTLLWKKGFNVFLENFFLGVGPERAKVKVINHMSHYHNAYIQLMVVGGIFTFLPIFILVINAIKNLILYKVDTLFKVIFVVGLVSSMVENRLLNFGSPGNFLFLIAFLTLNFSPGLKKTGILQK
- a CDS encoding glycosyltransferase family 4 protein; the encoded protein is MKRVTLQYLTLPHYRRSLFERLWKYPEINFSVVCGKVSPYTNLKNFEPDKDQKVTFIKNNFIKIGSRKFVWQKGVFKAVMDYTPNYLILLGFDPHILSNIPLFILAKRKKIKVLWWGHATYGKQGFIGRLIRYFFYTMADGILTYDERGRQRLVNIGVDERKIFPIWNCLNDEDYPFKNSKSKINKKLKYNIIFTGRITDRKKIDQLIKAVAILLKETKNIQLHIVGEGPAQQKLKELTQQLNIEKYVVFHGPLYGEELSNLFVDIDLMVIPGLAGLSVIHALAHGIPVLNNNNKRTHPPEVSAIIPGKTGDFFKEDDVQSLAKKIQEWLPKKPQVSHYCQELVQQRYTPDKVSQKIVEALNKI